The genomic interval GACCACGACGCCTTCCGGATCCGCCGACGGCGAGAGCCCGGTCTCGAGATGACGCACCGAGCGGTCGACGCAGTCGAGCACGTCCTCGCGGTCGACACCGCCGTAGAGCAGCCGCGCGCCGTAGCGGTTGAGGTAGTCGCTCCCCCACGGGGTGAAGTCCGCCGGCCGGATGATCACGTAACGCAGGCCGTGATTACGCCGGTGGTATTCGCACAGCTCCTCACCGATCCGCTTGGTGAATCCGTACTTCTCGTAGTGCCCGTGCCACGACATCGACGAGAGGAACACGAGGCGGCGTACGCCGGCCTCCTTCGCGGCCTGCAGCGCCCAGAAGAAGCCGTCGACGTTGAGCCGCCAGAAGTCGATCTCGGTCTTCACCCGCGAGTGGATCCCGTGCCATGCCGGGGTGTGCAGGAGCAGGTCGCAGCCCTGTGCCGCCCGCTCGAGCCCCACGCCGGCCTGGACGTCGCACTGCACGAACTCCCCGTCGGTGGAGTCGCCGGAGTCGGCCGCGGGATCGTCGGGCAGCGGGTTGAGGTCGCTCGAGACGACCGTGTGCCCCCTCGCCCGAAGCCGGGGCGCGATGCCACGACCCACGTTGCCGCCCGCACCGGTCAGCAGGATCCGCACGAGATGTCCTCCTCGGTCGTGACTGGGTAGGCGCCGGTTGACCCCCGCATCGGCGCGGACTATTTTCTACCACGGTGAATTCATATTCCGCATCGTGGATGTCGGCTACCGTCGCGGGCCCCGTCCCGCGAGCCGAGCCGGCGCCCCCAGCGACGTGTCGACGCCGTCGCCTACCACCGAGGAGCTGTCATGGATCCGTCCTGCCTGCAACACCGGTTGACCGAGCCGGAGCGGGCGGTCTTCGAGGAGAAGGGCTTCCTGCAGATCGAGGATGCGCTCTCGCCGCAGCAGGTCAGTGAGCTGACCGCGGCGGCCGACAGCCTGCACAAGCGTCAGCTCGACGCCGGCGCGGCGAAGGCCGACTCGGCGATGTTCTTCCCGAACTTCATCCCGGAGCACCCGTCGTTCACCGAGCTCGTGGACTACGACCGCATCCTGCCGAAGGTCTGGGGGATGCTCGGCTGGAACATCTACCTCTACCACGCGCACCTCATCGTCACCCCGCCGTCGGGCAAGCAGCGTTCGGACGCGACCTTCG from Mycobacteriales bacterium carries:
- a CDS encoding NAD(P)-dependent oxidoreductase, whose product is MRILLTGAGGNVGRGIAPRLRARGHTVVSSDLNPLPDDPAADSGDSTDGEFVQCDVQAGVGLERAAQGCDLLLHTPAWHGIHSRVKTEIDFWRLNVDGFFWALQAAKEAGVRRLVFLSSMSWHGHYEKYGFTKRIGEELCEYHRRNHGLRYVIIRPADFTPWGSDYLNRYGARLLYGGVDREDVLDCVDRSVRHLETGLSPSADPEGVVVNAVRANAFTADDTESWEQDPLASVERVFPGSRDLVENYGINIARRPSLPDASGAAEIGFRPRRHFGTFLDELRELDAKGEQAVRDMRCPY